A genomic window from Slackia heliotrinireducens DSM 20476 includes:
- a CDS encoding LysR family transcriptional regulator, translating to MELRTLKYFIALVREGNITNAAKALHVTQPTLSRQLATLEQELGVQLYTRGHKTISLTEQGNVLYRYAESIVGLAEKCEEEISLPEHTVAGAVHIGVGETKLVAMLAQAMERTRREYPNIMFELSAGNSADLMDGLNKGRYDFLLECEVRPHVNLNVLKLPVKDQWGLIVRGDSPLAKLDAVGPVEFVTTPIIMSQQGVGSARMKDWLGDRYDDLVVSATYNLPHVGKFLVREGLGAMMTYGGLFDEKRSDDLRFVPLSPMIESTQGVVWRKVTPSKPAQAFLVELQQLCDEMR from the coding sequence ATGGAGCTTCGGACGCTGAAATACTTCATAGCGTTAGTGCGCGAGGGGAACATCACGAACGCGGCCAAGGCGCTGCATGTCACGCAGCCCACGTTGTCGCGCCAGCTTGCCACGCTGGAGCAGGAGCTGGGCGTGCAGCTGTACACGCGCGGACACAAGACGATCAGCCTGACCGAGCAGGGCAACGTGCTGTACCGCTACGCCGAATCCATCGTGGGCCTGGCCGAGAAGTGCGAAGAGGAGATTTCGCTGCCCGAGCACACCGTGGCCGGCGCCGTGCACATCGGCGTGGGTGAGACCAAGCTCGTGGCCATGCTGGCCCAGGCCATGGAGCGCACGCGGCGCGAATACCCGAACATCATGTTCGAGCTGAGCGCGGGCAACAGCGCCGACTTGATGGACGGCCTGAATAAGGGTCGCTACGACTTCCTGCTGGAATGCGAAGTGCGGCCGCACGTGAATCTGAATGTTCTGAAACTGCCGGTCAAGGACCAGTGGGGCCTGATCGTGCGCGGGGACAGCCCCCTGGCCAAGCTGGACGCCGTGGGTCCTGTCGAGTTCGTGACCACGCCCATCATCATGTCTCAGCAGGGCGTGGGCTCGGCGCGCATGAAGGACTGGCTGGGCGACCGCTACGACGACCTGGTGGTGAGCGCAACCTACAATCTGCCGCACGTGGGCAAGTTCCTGGTGCGCGAGGGGCTTGGCGCCATGATGACCTACGGTGGGCTGTTCGATGAGAAACGCTCCGATGACCTGCGGTTTGTGCCGCTGTCGCCCATGATCGAATCGACCCAGGGCGTGGTGTGGCGCAAGGTGACGCCGAGTAAGCCCGCCCAGGCGTTCCTTGTCGAGCTCCAGCAGCTGTGCGACGAGATGCGCTAG
- a CDS encoding tyrosine-protein phosphatase, which yields MDTSMHHGHVGGLRDELNFRELGGYRTADGRTVKHGVFYRSGALGEATPEELERISDLGLRFVLDLRCQEEADELPDPVISGAEQIRISGCMDADDNEVNLSPSSIYKLLVNPRRKDPDREESIEAAVAEIYSSLAFDSVAYRRLFAEIESANVPLLFHCTAGKDRTGIAAMLILMALGVSDQDMIDDFALTNVYRRSRIEAKLADKPLLSKVDVVEKLIRASEGVLPHFGERVLSEIRQEYGSYQEFLNKELGLDEERLTALRDRYLE from the coding sequence ATGGATACGAGCATGCATCATGGTCATGTCGGCGGCTTGCGCGACGAACTCAATTTCCGGGAGCTGGGGGGTTACCGCACGGCGGACGGACGCACCGTGAAGCACGGCGTCTTCTACCGCAGCGGAGCGTTGGGCGAAGCCACGCCCGAGGAGCTGGAACGCATTTCCGACCTGGGACTTCGCTTTGTTTTGGACCTGCGCTGCCAAGAGGAGGCCGACGAGCTGCCCGACCCCGTCATCTCCGGCGCCGAACAGATCCGCATCAGCGGCTGCATGGACGCCGACGACAACGAGGTGAACCTTTCGCCCAGTTCAATCTACAAATTGCTCGTGAACCCGCGCCGCAAGGACCCCGACCGGGAGGAAAGCATCGAGGCGGCCGTGGCCGAAATCTACTCGTCGCTGGCCTTCGACAGCGTGGCCTACCGTCGCCTGTTCGCCGAGATCGAATCGGCCAACGTGCCGCTGCTGTTCCACTGCACGGCTGGCAAGGACCGCACGGGCATCGCGGCCATGCTCATCCTGATGGCGCTGGGCGTGAGCGACCAGGACATGATCGACGACTTCGCGCTGACCAACGTGTACCGCCGCTCCCGCATCGAGGCGAAGCTGGCCGACAAGCCGCTGCTTTCCAAGGTGGACGTGGTGGAGAAGCTGATCCGGGCCTCCGAAGGGGTCCTTCCCCACTTCGGGGAACGGGTCCTGAGCGAAATCCGCCAGGAATACGGCTCTTACCAGGAGTTTCTGAATAAGGAACTCGGGCTAGACGAGGAGCGCCTGACCGCGCTGCGCGACCGCTATCTGGAGTAG
- a CDS encoding iron-containing alcohol dehydrogenase family protein encodes MSGEFVDKAYKMGAGRYLQEKGVITLLGSEVLLLGSKAFVLGGPCSYPLVRDAVESSFSAASAAFEAVTHEAPATRDDARRLADQALACGCDVIVGIGGGRMMDVAKTVSCSAGLPLIEVPTSIATCAAYTPLSVMYDAQGKADGVWRFTREVDAVIVDMDIMANQPPRLIAAGVLDAMAKMPEISNGGTGLTCDNSRVDRFAAYQYACINYDLLHRYGTQACQDAANGQVTEALERITFANMALTGIVSALTRGFHQTALAHRFYDGMRTFFGQDSKPWLHGELVAIGLIMQCTFNGAPDQAQELREFMRSMDMPCSLADIGFSGDDPRTAQVRDYVAHTEFVDDSPECQERFAQSFAKIIS; translated from the coding sequence ATGAGTGGTGAATTCGTAGACAAGGCTTACAAAATGGGTGCGGGCCGCTACCTGCAGGAGAAAGGGGTCATTACCCTCCTAGGCTCCGAAGTGCTTCTGCTGGGTTCGAAAGCCTTCGTGCTTGGCGGCCCGTGCTCGTATCCTCTTGTTCGCGATGCGGTGGAGAGTTCTTTCTCCGCCGCATCGGCGGCTTTCGAGGCAGTCACCCACGAGGCCCCGGCCACGCGGGATGACGCCCGAAGGCTGGCCGACCAGGCACTGGCCTGCGGCTGCGACGTGATTGTGGGCATCGGCGGCGGACGCATGATGGACGTCGCCAAAACCGTGTCCTGCAGCGCAGGGCTGCCCCTGATCGAAGTGCCCACAAGCATCGCGACCTGCGCGGCGTACACGCCGCTTTCGGTCATGTACGATGCCCAGGGCAAAGCCGACGGAGTCTGGCGCTTCACTCGCGAAGTGGACGCCGTCATCGTCGACATGGACATCATGGCGAACCAGCCGCCTCGGCTGATCGCCGCCGGCGTGCTTGACGCCATGGCCAAGATGCCCGAAATCAGCAACGGCGGCACCGGGCTTACCTGCGACAACTCGCGGGTGGATCGTTTCGCCGCATACCAATACGCCTGCATCAACTACGACCTGCTGCACCGTTACGGCACGCAGGCCTGCCAGGATGCGGCCAACGGCCAGGTGACCGAGGCGCTTGAGCGCATCACCTTCGCGAACATGGCCCTGACCGGCATCGTGAGCGCGTTGACGCGAGGCTTCCATCAAACCGCCTTGGCGCATCGCTTCTACGACGGGATGCGCACGTTCTTCGGCCAAGACTCCAAACCGTGGCTGCACGGTGAGCTAGTGGCCATCGGGCTGATCATGCAGTGCACCTTCAACGGTGCGCCCGATCAAGCCCAAGAGCTGCGGGAATTCATGCGCTCGATGGACATGCCATGCTCCCTTGCGGACATCGGGTTCAGCGGCGACGACCCGCGAACCGCCCAGGTCCGCGACTACGTGGCGCATACTGAGTTCGTAGACGACAGTCCGGAATGCCAGGAGCGTTTCGCACAGTCGTTTGCCAAGATCATTTCCTAG
- a CDS encoding pyridoxal phosphate-dependent aminotransferase, producing the protein MQSRMAPSPIREAYERAERLKTEYGASEVFDFSIGNPTAPCPQGVAQALSATLESSGPAIHGYMQDCGYLEVRQAVADSLNRRFGSSFGPEHIVMTAGAACALNVLMRAVIDPGDELVVFAPYYAAYRTFADNWGIKLVTVPYDERTMFPNLDAFEAALTPATRMVLVNTPHNPTGLVYPDDVAEGIVDVLKRRKQETGQDILLVSDEPYRELAFDGTKAPWWPALYENTVVVYSWSKSASIAGERIGYAALPPTMEGVDELCHCIRRGIGELGFVNASATAQRMAMACVDQTVDVSYYDVNRKALYEGLLDCGFSPIKGNGAFYLLLPAPDGDEERFLENLAAHRIVAVGGSAFECPGYVRLSYCISNTAIKASLPRFAEVARLYFG; encoded by the coding sequence ATGCAGTCGCGAATGGCCCCGTCGCCGATCCGCGAAGCTTATGAGCGTGCTGAGCGCCTAAAAACCGAATACGGAGCTTCCGAAGTTTTCGATTTCAGCATCGGAAACCCGACGGCACCCTGCCCCCAGGGTGTAGCGCAAGCATTGTCTGCGACGCTGGAATCCAGCGGCCCCGCCATCCACGGCTACATGCAGGACTGCGGGTACCTCGAGGTGCGTCAAGCGGTCGCCGACTCCTTGAACAGGCGTTTCGGCAGCAGCTTCGGCCCTGAGCACATCGTGATGACCGCAGGTGCGGCCTGTGCGCTCAACGTGCTCATGCGCGCGGTGATCGACCCCGGCGACGAACTGGTGGTCTTTGCGCCTTACTACGCAGCCTATCGTACGTTCGCAGACAACTGGGGCATCAAACTGGTCACGGTCCCTTATGACGAACGGACCATGTTCCCCAACCTGGACGCCTTCGAAGCTGCCCTGACCCCCGCCACCCGCATGGTGCTGGTCAACACGCCCCACAACCCCACCGGCCTGGTGTATCCCGACGACGTGGCCGAAGGCATTGTGGACGTGCTCAAGCGCCGGAAGCAGGAAACGGGCCAGGACATCCTGCTTGTGTCCGACGAACCCTATCGTGAGCTGGCTTTCGACGGAACGAAAGCCCCCTGGTGGCCGGCGCTGTACGAGAACACCGTGGTCGTGTACTCCTGGAGCAAGTCGGCCTCGATTGCAGGCGAGCGCATCGGATACGCAGCCCTGCCGCCCACTATGGAAGGCGTCGACGAACTGTGCCATTGCATACGCCGCGGCATCGGCGAGCTCGGTTTCGTGAACGCGTCAGCTACCGCCCAGCGCATGGCAATGGCCTGCGTGGACCAGACGGTTGACGTCTCCTATTACGACGTCAACCGCAAGGCCCTTTACGAAGGGTTGCTGGACTGCGGCTTCTCCCCCATTAAGGGCAACGGCGCGTTCTACCTGCTGCTGCCCGCACCCGACGGAGATGAAGAACGCTTCCTCGAGAACCTGGCGGCCCACCGCATCGTGGCCGTAGGGGGCTCGGCGTTCGAATGTCCCGGCTACGTGCGCCTCTCATATTGCATTTCCAACACAGCCATCAAGGCATCGCTGCCCCGGTTCGCCGAGGTCGCACGCCTGTATTTCGGATAA
- a CDS encoding ABC transporter substrate-binding protein: MKKNMSRRNFVGVGAVAAASLMLPGCASDGGDTTEQAAEETATEATTEEAASEEPKPLTKIRMAYGGAGHITTEVAMDQGYLAEEGVEVEFVQFENNVDCFAGVFSDKVDVLASQGTNMPLQQIGSGNELVIFGRYMMQGCMPIVAKTGTKWNGPEDLLGKTLASSGNEYAVMGPLLDAGHDPLNEINLMVLNNHADRLEAVRAGEADYAIVGTSQNYNVSQMDDLEVMAYESDVTPNYSCCVADCSAEFLANNRDALKGLLRAWLRALSFYNRNKDYCIELNAKNVNSPKEYIEIFANNDHYKMMVDPGRSVVDRAWNWMGELGFLDEGWENINLDDHIDISLYEEALEEVTAAHGDEDPEFYEQCAKDFAELNA; encoded by the coding sequence ATGAAGAAGAACATGAGCCGCCGCAACTTCGTTGGAGTCGGTGCCGTCGCCGCTGCTAGCCTTATGCTGCCCGGCTGCGCCAGCGACGGTGGCGACACCACCGAACAGGCCGCAGAAGAAACGGCCACCGAAGCCACGACCGAAGAGGCCGCCTCTGAGGAGCCCAAGCCTCTGACCAAGATCCGCATGGCCTACGGCGGCGCCGGCCACATCACCACCGAGGTCGCCATGGACCAGGGCTACCTGGCCGAGGAAGGCGTCGAGGTCGAGTTCGTCCAGTTCGAGAACAACGTCGACTGCTTCGCCGGCGTCTTCTCCGACAAGGTCGACGTTCTGGCCAGCCAGGGCACCAACATGCCGCTGCAGCAGATCGGCTCCGGCAACGAGCTGGTCATCTTCGGCCGCTACATGATGCAGGGCTGCATGCCCATCGTCGCCAAGACCGGTACCAAGTGGAACGGCCCCGAGGATCTTCTCGGCAAAACCCTGGCCTCTTCCGGCAACGAATATGCCGTCATGGGTCCGCTGCTGGATGCCGGCCATGATCCGCTGAACGAGATCAACCTCATGGTTCTGAACAACCATGCCGACCGCCTGGAAGCCGTCCGCGCCGGTGAGGCCGACTACGCCATCGTCGGCACCTCCCAGAACTACAACGTCAGCCAGATGGACGACCTGGAGGTCATGGCCTACGAGAGCGACGTCACCCCGAACTACTCCTGCTGCGTCGCCGACTGCAGCGCCGAGTTCCTGGCCAACAACCGCGACGCCCTGAAGGGTCTGCTGCGTGCTTGGCTGCGCGCCCTGTCCTTCTACAACCGCAACAAGGACTACTGCATCGAGCTGAACGCCAAGAACGTGAACTCCCCGAAGGAGTACATCGAGATCTTCGCCAACAACGACCACTACAAGATGATGGTCGACCCGGGCCGCTCCGTTGTCGATCGCGCCTGGAACTGGATGGGCGAGCTGGGCTTCCTGGACGAGGGCTGGGAGAACATCAACCTGGACGACCACATCGACATCTCCCTGTACGAAGAGGCACTGGAAGAAGTTACCGCAGCTCACGGCGACGAGGACCCCGAGTTCTACGAGCAGTGCGCCAAGGACTTCGCTGAACTCAACGCATAA
- a CDS encoding ABC transporter ATP-binding protein, whose product MNDIVVEDLSFAYEGTDRLILNGINMKINRGDFVCLLGQSGCGKSTFLRLLAGLEKATTGSIKMDGQEITGADLDRSVVFQDYGLFPWMTAGDNILLALRQRYPKRKKSELQKIALDVLQDVGLKPDVYKKYPKELSGGMQQRCAIARSFSIDPSVMLMDEPFGALDAVTRAKLQDMLLNLWSHEDQHKTVFFVTHDVEEALLLATRIFVFGQSPSKIIFEHSVKPEERPTRANLYTSEPVAKLREALIANINQDVMSHIE is encoded by the coding sequence GTGAACGATATCGTTGTCGAAGACCTCTCATTCGCCTACGAAGGCACCGACAGGCTCATCCTGAACGGCATTAACATGAAGATCAACCGCGGTGACTTCGTCTGCCTGCTGGGACAATCCGGCTGCGGCAAGTCGACGTTCCTGCGTCTGCTCGCTGGCTTGGAGAAAGCCACCACGGGCAGCATCAAGATGGACGGCCAGGAAATCACCGGCGCCGACCTGGACCGCAGCGTCGTGTTCCAGGACTACGGCCTGTTCCCTTGGATGACCGCCGGCGACAACATCCTGCTCGCCCTGCGCCAGCGCTACCCCAAGCGCAAGAAGTCCGAACTGCAGAAAATCGCCCTTGATGTGCTGCAGGACGTCGGTTTGAAGCCGGATGTCTATAAGAAGTATCCCAAGGAGCTTTCCGGCGGCATGCAGCAGCGCTGCGCCATCGCCCGCTCGTTCAGCATCGACCCGTCGGTCATGTTGATGGACGAACCCTTCGGCGCCCTGGACGCGGTCACCCGCGCCAAGCTGCAGGACATGCTGCTAAACCTGTGGAGCCACGAAGACCAGCACAAGACGGTGTTCTTCGTCACCCACGACGTGGAGGAGGCCCTGCTGCTGGCCACGCGCATCTTCGTGTTCGGTCAGTCGCCCAGCAAGATCATCTTCGAGCACAGCGTCAAACCCGAGGAGCGCCCCACCCGCGCGAACCTCTACACCAGCGAACCCGTCGCCAAACTGCGCGAAGCGCTGATCGCCAACATCAACCAGGACGTCATGTCCCATATCGAATAA
- a CDS encoding ABC transporter permease: protein MKKTTNFIKQYWITAVLFVVLAALYTHATNVGALDPVLFPTVEKIGNAITGNIDLLAPNFVSSMAILIPSLIIGCLVALGLGIPMGLYGRFRKTIYPLIYAISVIPAILLSPFALHMMPSFFSASIFLIVYGSIWATLFSTVNGIMTIDKRYFDNADTLKLTGFKRLIHVILPAAMPSIMSGMVTSLRGAFLMLCFAEMYGSQYGMGYFVKRNADMGLFDNMWAGFIFMTIVLVIIMQLFEQFKNYVLRWTID from the coding sequence ATGAAGAAGACTACGAATTTCATCAAGCAGTACTGGATCACGGCGGTTCTCTTCGTCGTTCTGGCGGCCCTGTACACGCATGCCACCAACGTCGGCGCCCTTGACCCTGTGCTGTTCCCCACGGTCGAAAAAATCGGCAACGCCATTACCGGCAACATTGACCTGCTAGCACCGAACTTCGTCTCATCCATGGCGATCCTCATCCCGTCGCTGATCATCGGTTGCCTCGTGGCACTAGGACTGGGCATTCCCATGGGTCTGTACGGCCGCTTCAGGAAGACGATCTATCCGCTGATCTACGCGATCAGCGTTATTCCCGCCATCCTGCTTTCGCCGTTCGCCCTGCACATGATGCCCAGCTTCTTCTCGGCATCGATTTTCTTGATCGTGTACGGATCCATTTGGGCTACGTTGTTCTCCACCGTCAACGGCATCATGACCATTGACAAGCGGTATTTCGACAACGCCGACACATTGAAACTGACCGGATTCAAGCGCCTGATCCACGTAATTCTGCCGGCGGCCATGCCGTCGATCATGTCGGGCATGGTCACTTCGCTGCGTGGCGCGTTCCTCATGCTGTGCTTCGCCGAAATGTACGGCTCCCAGTACGGCATGGGCTACTTCGTCAAGCGCAACGCCGACATGGGCCTGTTCGACAACATGTGGGCAGGCTTCATCTTCATGACCATCGTCCTGGTGATCATCATGCAGCTGTTCGAGCAGTTCAAGAACTACGTCTTGCGCTGGACCATCGATTAA
- a CDS encoding ABC transporter ATP-binding protein, whose translation MTSARFTINIAGLTKAYGERTVLDVDSLTLESGHSYALVGPNGSGKSTLIKVLSGVEPMTAGRVDVGGSATREDLAVGYMPQRSYAFGFSVFRNVAMALHDSGKPRDEINRRVREALEAVGMADMADSRGSGLSGGEAQRVALARMLVQDLDVLLLDEPTASMDIAGTTLVEGALAAYRRRTGCLMLTATHAPSQARRISDRAVMLAEGRIVEFGDTATALSYPTSKAGQEFLSYWAV comes from the coding sequence ATGACGTCCGCTCGCTTCACCATCAACATAGCAGGCCTGACCAAGGCCTACGGAGAACGCACCGTGCTCGATGTCGATTCCCTCACGTTGGAATCCGGACATTCCTACGCCCTGGTCGGCCCCAACGGCAGCGGCAAATCCACCCTCATCAAGGTGCTGTCCGGCGTTGAGCCCATGACCGCAGGGCGCGTTGACGTGGGCGGCTCGGCAACCCGCGAAGACCTGGCTGTCGGTTACATGCCCCAGCGCAGCTACGCGTTCGGCTTCTCGGTGTTCCGCAACGTAGCCATGGCGCTCCACGACTCCGGCAAGCCCCGCGACGAAATCAACCGTCGGGTGCGTGAAGCCCTCGAGGCGGTGGGCATGGCCGACATGGCCGACAGCCGCGGCTCTGGTTTGTCTGGCGGCGAGGCGCAGCGCGTTGCGTTGGCCCGCATGCTTGTGCAGGATCTCGACGTGTTGCTGCTTGATGAGCCCACGGCATCGATGGACATCGCCGGCACCACATTGGTCGAAGGCGCGCTGGCCGCCTATCGCCGTCGAACGGGATGCCTCATGCTGACCGCCACCCATGCGCCCTCGCAGGCGCGCCGCATTTCCGACAGAGCCGTCATGCTCGCCGAAGGCCGCATAGTTGAGTTCGGCGACACCGCAACGGCACTTTCCTATCCCACAAGCAAAGCCGGGCAGGAATTCCTCTCATACTGGGCCGTATAG
- a CDS encoding trans-sulfuration enzyme family protein, whose protein sequence is MNTIDWSTVGFSTLAVHGGQDPDPAHGSLATPIYQTSTFCFDTREDGTAIFLGEKPGFAYSRGGNPTVRALETKIALLEGGEECIATASGMGAISSVLLTLLSSGDHVVMGNCVYGCTNVVIQEVLPKFGITMTAVDTNDLAAVEAAIQDNTKILYFETVSNPMTRVADIEALSALAKAHGVKVIVDSTFAPTPLVRPLALGADIVVHSATKYLNGHGDVIAGLIVGKKEDLGPIRTYGSTKACGSTLSPHDAFLVLRGLQTLGLRMDRHCSNAMKVAQFLETCPQIQTVLYPGLESHPDHDIAAKQFKKDMFTGILSFEMKDGINGMTSLEAGTRMVNALTIPHIAVSLGDPSSLVEHPATMTHRNVPPQERVRMGISNGLIRFSVGLEDPEDLIADLQQALATLD, encoded by the coding sequence ATGAATACAATCGATTGGAGCACCGTGGGATTCTCCACGCTGGCAGTGCACGGCGGCCAGGATCCCGACCCCGCCCACGGCTCCCTCGCTACCCCTATTTACCAGACGTCCACGTTCTGCTTCGACACCCGCGAAGACGGTACCGCCATCTTCCTGGGTGAGAAGCCCGGCTTCGCATACTCCCGCGGCGGCAATCCCACCGTACGCGCGCTGGAGACCAAGATCGCCCTGCTCGAAGGCGGCGAGGAATGCATCGCCACCGCTTCCGGCATGGGCGCCATCAGCTCCGTCCTGCTGACGCTTCTGTCCTCCGGCGACCATGTGGTCATGGGCAACTGCGTGTACGGCTGCACCAACGTGGTCATCCAGGAGGTGCTGCCCAAGTTCGGTATCACGATGACGGCCGTCGACACCAACGACCTCGCCGCCGTTGAAGCCGCCATCCAGGACAACACGAAGATTCTCTACTTCGAAACCGTCAGCAACCCTATGACCCGCGTTGCCGACATCGAGGCCCTTTCCGCCCTGGCGAAGGCCCACGGCGTCAAGGTGATCGTGGACTCCACCTTCGCCCCCACCCCGCTGGTCCGCCCGCTCGCACTGGGTGCCGACATTGTGGTCCACAGCGCCACCAAGTACCTCAACGGCCACGGCGACGTGATTGCCGGCCTGATCGTGGGTAAGAAGGAAGACCTGGGCCCCATCAGGACCTACGGCTCCACCAAGGCCTGCGGCAGCACACTGAGCCCGCATGACGCATTCCTCGTCCTGCGCGGTCTGCAGACGCTGGGCCTGCGCATGGACCGCCATTGCAGCAACGCCATGAAGGTGGCGCAGTTCCTCGAGACCTGCCCCCAGATTCAGACCGTGCTGTACCCTGGCCTGGAGTCGCACCCCGACCACGACATCGCCGCCAAGCAGTTCAAGAAGGACATGTTCACGGGCATCCTCTCCTTCGAGATGAAGGACGGCATCAACGGCATGACCAGCCTTGAAGCCGGCACCCGCATGGTGAACGCCCTCACGATTCCGCACATCGCCGTGAGCTTGGGCGATCCTTCGTCGCTGGTGGAGCACCCCGCCACCATGACGCATCGCAACGTTCCGCCTCAGGAGCGCGTGCGCATGGGTATCTCCAACGGCCTCATCCGCTTCTCGGTGGGCTTGGAAGATCCCGAGGACCTCATCGCTGACCTGCAGCAGGCCCTGGCCACGCTGGACTAA